The following nucleotide sequence is from Zea mays cultivar B73 chromosome 1, Zm-B73-REFERENCE-NAM-5.0, whole genome shotgun sequence.
ACATGTGAAAAAAGCTAGGAGGTTTAAGGAATAAAGGCACGTGAAGACGTGGGCATCAAGGTTTGTAACAATGACGACTGCCTTTTTGTGCTTATCCGTCGGCACCTGAACGTGCCTAGGTTTTCTAGGAGTCTGATCATTCTGATGGGTATCCTGAAAGTTGAGATAGAACAACCCAACCTAGTCTAAGAGATTCTTTTCGCGGCTTCCTTTTGTGCAATTTTCAGTTCTTTTATTTGTTGTGATAATTAGCGTTCAGCAAAACGGTGAGTTGCTTGCTCCTGTGTAGAAACTGTCATCTAGTCCAGCTGTTATTGAATAGAAAAGTTGTAGAGTATACATCTCGATATAGCATTGAACTCTGTGGAGAAGTTCGAGGTGGAGTTTTAAGGAATCAAGACACGTGAATACGTGAGCATCAAGGTTTGTAACATTGGCAGCTGCGCTTTTTTGTGCTATCTGTGTCTGTGGGCACCTGAATGTGCCCTGTCTTATGTACAAGGCTGCTCATTCGATGAGAGGAGGATCCTGAAGTTCAGATGAAACAATATATAAATTCTATAGCCATACTCTTCCAAAGAGATCGTTTTTGTGCCGTTTTAGATTgtctttttagcatttttcttttGGTTTTAAGCATTTTTACCAGCTTTGCACACCCAATAAGTTGAATGCAGGTATAGTGCTTTTCACTTGAGACCGTATTGACGCTGAGAATGGGCCATGGAACTCAACAGTTTCTCCAACTGATGGACCACTTGAGCTCTGATAGATACTTAAAAGTAAAGAAAAATAAACGAGGCAATATCTTTGAGCCGGCAACAATTAATTGGACCTCTCTTGCAAGGTGTTTATTTGAGATTATAATCTAGTCATATTtataatctaacttattttaAACTAAGCGTTAGTTtaaaataagttagattatataatctaggtagATTATAATCCAAACAAACAGGGGCTTAGCCACCAGTTTTTCTTCACTGATAAGAACACCACTTCAGACTTATCATTTGCATGTGCAGTGTTTCCTAATTTTCCCATTTTCAGTTAGCGTTTCCCTTTCAGCTTAAGATTGCCAAATATCGTCATCGCCTACATACAGGAATATTCACTGAAGCTGCCGAGCAAGTCGTGGGCTCCGACAATGGATGAGCAATGTTAAACCAATGAAGCCACGGGTTAACGGTCTAGTAGGTGGGCAGTTATGATCTTTGAGTTGGTTTTATATGGTTATGGGATACCACAGCGGAAAACCTCTCGTATACTAGCAACCTCGTAAAACATAATCACTGAAACTAAACTGGGGGGGCTAGATGTTTTCACTTGCCATATGAAATTTTGTTGCAAAGCTGCCTCTGCCTTGCTGTTGTGCTGTCCGAATCAATCTTAAATTATTCGCTAATTTTCCTCTCTATCTTTGCCCTCTTTCCAGTGCTGGGGCTGCCAAGCATTTCTTATTTTCCCTTTCAAATAAAGTGCCCAGGCCAGGATGTGGTTCTTGATCGCTTCACCCTTTCAAAATGCAAGCGGAACCTTCCTGCAGAAATTTCATGTAAAGCGTCACCTACGCCTTTTCCGTACAGAAAGCTTTGCGTGTCCCGTCCCGTCTAGGCCAGCTAGTAGTGTGTTGTGTTATTAGTGCATGCCCACTCATCGCACCAATCCAGTATGGGCGCAACTCGATTGGTTTGCCTAACCTTTTGAAGCTTATGCGATTGTGGGGTCTCCGGTAAGTGCGGACAAATGCATGGCCGCCTCCGGATGGCGACCTTTGAGAAGAACCCCACCCACTGATGGTTGTTATTGTCTGCTGATCGCTACCCTGACTGTGAGTTCGTTTGTTTTCCTGTTGAAGTCGTTTGACTGCAATGCGAACTCTTTAGTTCAGGCAATTGTTCTTGGTTCTCTGCACCCGCTGAGTTTTGGCCGTATGGGCGCCTAAGTAtactacctttaaaatttctttccttcctAATTAAAAAAAGACAGCTTTTTTTAAAGCAAACTACATCTAAGGCCCTAAGCTTGTAAATTTGTATTGGCTTGATCTCTAAACTCTTAacatgttggatcttttatgggcttggtctatttattgaataaactctatggtgtgtaatgatggagaataccaatagtaccacattggaagtccaagggtcctttgccttgacttatatggtgggatttattccacttaacttgagaagtcaagaaatggacaagggcgtgccacacgcgcgcgcgcgccgccgccgccgccggccgggcgtggcgaggcaggcaggcgtggttgtgttaatttttagcactcactaaccgcgtacgtcagccgagtgaccctgtctcttcgtctgccgagtgaccctgtctcttcgtcagccagccgagtgacccttctccttcagctgccgatttatgacgtgactcggcgagagctggccgactcatggcataactcggctagagctggccgactcttggcgttactcgtcgacctttctccttcagcttccctctgcgagaggttaaatagaggagcaccactgtcactcggtacacgcaagaaaacactttcagaacacagtccagcagccgagtgagggtatttccatctcgtgactctgcgcgcacagagaagcgagagggcaggtgcctccggagcccttgccgttcgagaccttgcacgagtgatcggcaattaggtttttagggagcgtctacgcgactgcccaaagtcttcttcctgctgacatgacaagtgaagtcggacaaggatctagatcctcggagcgcatggcagggtatgatcaattcatctccttactgtttttcattctgcaaattatatatgttcatacctgctgttttatttatagccataaatttatccaatctgttttgtcgtattatatcatgacgtgtctgatgcctgatcatactagtaatatgataaatctgtttgtcttaattttacagtcatgttgtttatgttgctatctgtctattttcagttgttccataataatacatgttccatgcttatttgcttattatatttatatgattcatatgtttcatgttctcttgatccatattgttatggatatatttgagataatgatttctatgattgaacatattttatatgtcatcatcataatgctaatttatggaattaaaataatacggaaaatgtcTATATTTCTAAcattccaaaaacctaatgttaggcatttttctgtcagaggttttgctgctgtgctaaagcctgatccttttgatggtaaaaacttcttgatatggaaagctaaaatggaattgtggctaactgcaatgtcttgttttcatgccgctgagggcaagcctgcaaacttacctcctgaggatgaggctaagtttaaggctgaagacaaactctttcgaggagcagtaattagcgcactggatactaaattccagaaaagctatatcatccttcccacagggaaagagttgtgggatgcacttgtcggaaagtttggagtaactgacgccggtagcgagctgtatctcatggagcagctgtatgactacaaaatggttgagaaccgatctgtagtggaacaggctcatgagtttcaggcactagctaaggaactcgaactttttccttgtcctttgcctgacaagtttgtggttggcggtataatcgccaagttgccaccttcttggaaggactttgctacctctcttaaacataagagacaagagttcaatgtggaagagctcattggtactcttgatgttgaggaaagggctagaactaaggacaatggaaaaggtgtggagacctctactgctaatgtggtgcagaagagaaacttctgcaagtttaacaagaagaaaaactagAACAAACCAGAGAACACAAATAAACTTGTTCAaccagcacagtttaaaaagaagaacaacaataacaagggaaagggaggatgctttgtctgtggcagtgatcaacattgggcaagagagtgccctgatcgcaagttcactcaagacaagaaatcagctcatgttgtaaccactgaaactgaaggaggaacatctgggtatggtaattctttaccatttgttctttcagtctgtaattcacctgagtggtggatggacagtggtgcaaacattcatgtgtgtgctgatgcctctatgttcacttcctaccaggtcgggaggtctggcgccttgttgatgggtaatgggtcgcgtgctcatgttcttggtgttggtacggccattctgaagtttacttcgggaaagacggtgccattgaagagcgtgcagcatgtgccctctatcaagaagaatctcgttagcgcttctatgctatgtcgagatggatacaaagttgttcttgagtctaataaatgtgttgtgtcgaaacatggtacttttgttggtaaaggatatgactgcggaggcttgttccgcttatcactgcatgatgtgtgtaataaactggtgaattctgttcatttttctgatgagtcagatttatggcattcacgtttttgtcatgcaagctttggttgtcttatgcggttagcaaatataaatttaattcctaaatttaacttggtcaaaaagtctaagtgccatgtgtgtgttgaatcaaaacaaccccgcaggcctcataaggctgctgaggcgaggagtttggcacctctagaacttattcattctgatctgtgcgagatgaatggaattttgaccaaaggtggtaaaagatactttctcacttttatagatgactccatgaaagtgcattcatcccttttgtgagttttggtgatttggataacaacacatttaaaggtctaacaagtttgctaagtgttgaacagggaattcagtatgatgaacatacttgaatagtgtataatgatcagtgaacaaagttcaacacaaggtcaaataaccagtgagacaatgcaaatggatataatatggtctctatattggtttgaatatatggacaagtcctgagaaatcactatgcataaatatgatcataatagaggttgaagtgattaagaggattggtcaagccaaagtgaacaagatatgaggaatcgtgaattggcttgaccatattactattagtccatatatgagtatatgagaatcaaactagagcttgattgatcttagcagttatatctagatgacattcaagcaaggttcacaatattgaagaaatgattctctcaatggatgctcaataggatgtgactcaagaatggcttgatagggtgaagatagcaaggaaagggcttcgaggaactaagcgaaggtgaaggccaagcgacggcttgtagaccgaggtaccatggctaaggtgaagaagagagtacttgcactaagtcgatgaactaatcagctatgaagagttacaacatgttgatgcatcagtaaggtgacttgaagccatgatttgaactcatatatggtgaaatggcacaagtcataggctcgatttgtgtttgcttcaaaaggtgagacaaagatgtttgtgatccttatgaagcaacaccatggagaaatcacacttgagacaccaatgactcaaggagtttacttaattatattttatttaacttgagtataggaatcgtcgtgctATCAAGggagatccaaaaagaaggttggtgttggtactaaagctcaaaatccttgatctaaaacttccattttacccttgttaatccttagtgaaagtatgtagtacaacctttttaagtctatcttggtcaaaattgatttttggaaaaacaggttcaaccggttttaaaacaggttcaaccggtttttgcactgttcaccttttttcaaaatactggttcagccggacactcaaccggacactcaaccggtttttgtctggtggaaacaggttcaaccggttttaaaacaggttcaaccggttttaaaacaggttcaaccggtttttgcactgttcacttttttctgccagtctgctgtgtcagccaaaaagctgtgcgcagctttttgaaaaaccggttcaaccggttttgggaccggttcaaccggtttttgggcagaaaagtcaaaaacggctagttttggagccccacctatatatactcactcctacctctctccccacagaagagcacgcacaaaacttcattcccaacctgagaaaca
It contains:
- the LOC103644205 gene encoding uncharacterized protein encodes the protein MTSEVGQGSRSSERMAGYDQFISLLFFILQIIYVHTCCFIYSHKFIQSVLSYYIMTCLMPDHTSNMINLFVLILQSCCLCCYLSIFSCSIIIHVPCLFAYYIYMIHMFHVLLIHIVMDIFEIMISMIEHILYVIIIMLIYGIKIIRKMSIFLTFQKPNVRHFSVRGFAAVLKPDPFDGKNFLIWKAKMELWLTAMSCFHAAEGKPANLPPEDEAKFKAEDKLFRGAVISALDTKFQKSYIILPTGKELWDALVGKFGVTDAGSELYLMEQLYDYKMVENRSVVEQAHEFQALAKELELFPCPLPDKFVVGGIIAKLPPSWKDFATSLKHKRQEFNVEELIGTLDVEERARTKDNGKGVETSTANVVQKRNFCKFNKKKN